In the Besnoitia besnoiti strain Bb-Ger1 chromosome XII, whole genome shotgun sequence genome, one interval contains:
- a CDS encoding RNA recognition motif-containing protein (encoded by transcript BESB_023950), translated as MEASQVEKEEAGHGASRSPTPRACEEEEAEGSPEPLRAERGEASRERRDDSTLGRDRSPSRRSRSPRSASRRGSRSPRSRSGQRRRASGRRSRSRSSGSGSPGARGRSASASRRRDDRSLSAARGSRRGGGDSRSPDSSVERRGGGRRVSVDSLGRPLFGRLRDIDIKRARGGMSDSCYAFVEFETIRAAEDAVATRHGHVFHGRSLRVEFTSAPASRRFGSVNPNTIPAGGGSYLNGTVSGPPRRTGHRALVSFLPVGCRWQHLKDHMRRAGPVGFAEVLSQGRGVVEYEHAEDLQSRKTTRATTTTGIRRATARAAAAGATGGLRPIDGEARRAEAAGGARRTAAATAAAGRGATSGGGPGEKTMTA; from the exons ATGGAGGCGAGCCAggtggagaaggaagaggctGGAcacggcgcgtcgcgctcgccgacgccgcgcgcgtgtgaggaggaggaggcggagggctcGCCCGAgcctcttcgcgcggagcggggggaggcgagccgcgagagacgcgacgacTCCACACTCGGCCGCGATCGCTCCCCCTCTCGTcggtcgcggtcgccgcgctctgcgtctcggcgcggctcgcggtcgccgcggtcgcggtccggacagcgccgcagggcgagtgggcgccgcagccgcagccgcagcagcggcagcggctccccaggcgcccgcgggcgctcggcgtctgcctcgcggcggcgcgacgaccgctcgctgtcggcggcgcgcggcagcaggcgaggcggaggcgactcCCGCTCTCCGGACTCCTCggtcgagaggcgcggcggagggcgacgcgtctCCGTGGACAGCCTCGGCCGCCCGCTG TTTGGCCGGCTGAGAGACATCGACATCAAGCGCGCACGTGGCGGCATGTCTGACAGCTGCTACGCCTTCGTGGAGTTCGAAACGATTCG ggcggcggaagacgcagtGGCGACTCGGCACGGACACGTCTTCCAcgggcgctcgctgcgcgtggagttcacctccgcgccggcctcgcggcgcttcgggTCGGTGAACCCGAACACGAttccggcgggcggcggcagctacTTGAACGGAACAGTCTCcggtcctccgcggcgcacagGGCACCGCGCGCTGGTCTCCTTCCTGCCGGTGGGCTGCCGCTGGCAGCATTTGAAAGACCACATGCGCAGAGCGGGACCTGTCGGCTTCGCGGAGGTGCTGTCCcagggccgcggcgtcgtcgagtACGAACACGCCGAAGACCTGCA GTCGAGAAAGACTACTCGCGCGACTACGACGACCGGTATTCGCCGCGCTacagctcgcgcagccgcagccggagCTACCGGCGGTCTTCGTCCTATAGACGGAGAAGCGCGTCgagccgaggccgcaggcggagcgaggaggacagcagctgcgacagccgcagcgggGAGGGGCGCCacgagcggaggcggcccaggcgagaagacgatGACAGCCTGa
- a CDS encoding putative myosin heavy chain (encoded by transcript BESB_023930) codes for MKRLEGLSRGGSSASTFGSLSRVCASSSSLPPRSCSSSVAPSALHATPAAASASPSLSTSTRGPPSLLTPLRRASSSLSLSGSRTPPSSSTSCCQVSPQKQRLLAPSSVFKKPSFASSALSSSASLPSSTAAGLSASSSLRLTPEKSFFSKTSRKNASPPLQDASDDGVHPDASSCVCTPHPRGSEEGGTRQASAALPPPQERLAKFGREAVKTEGVGDELLLNRKFVGDKGCKGVAASLMRKTNFVRIDLSANNISAEGIAALLPGLSVQRGLRHLDLNWNALSAAGTSIEASGGSRASSRCMYTLQSFCDWIAAHSALRTLSLSHCRLGNEGAACVADLLSRNTSLVSLDLSYNGMGAAACTRLAQAAEASNFTLLHVDLGGNCAGCQALELLARACARNRLKRQVRRQHEDAEERTALRDEQLKRQQLQTYVLQLEKEMTLRQEEFGKLMDGMLADAAEASRKLERAQEETRELRERLRNADFELIAERRNARDAASLKKELQALQATVCNREQESSALESRLREVETEKQLQDEELRALRLRQQEAADAAVFIQQSLDDTNASNKKLEACVQQKTQRIEELRGQLASAERAAEERSEALLAQLQSALDAKRGLEDTLNKLSTEKEHMEQRNLQLAWALEAEERDSQQRRAQQEQKRKEEQRLLAEQAEEWKNRLKRQLTEHNAQEERWKEERLDLFQRLRQSQQATCDAETEVSALRHRERQRDVHAQAAEEELCQLRQTLVAREDQQRRERQEHEALLLAQRRKEEQWRATLAASEAAAGEARLREEAKRQEATHLEDALAQRDAVIKSLQEQIQQSKQDLAKSHEARQQLERERVEHARELREARARAKKLEEDFQRKCNEAFEALRLSLSTATSILVSVEDGDAA; via the exons ATGAAGCGCCTCGAGGGTTTGTCGCGGGGCGGCAGCTCGGCTTCTACGttcggctctctctcccgtgtgtgcgcctcgtcttcctcgctgcctcctcgctcttgctcttcttccgtcgcgccctctgcgctgcacgccacgcccgccgccgcgtctgcgtcgccctccctctCCACGTCGACTCGAGggcctccgtcgctcttGACGCCGCTCAGGAgagcgtcgtcgtctctttctctctctggaTCTCGcacgccgccttcttcttcgacTTCTTGTTGTCAGGTCTCGCCTCAaaagcagcgcctgctggcaCCCTCTTCAGTCTTCAAAAAACCGTCTtttgcctcctccgcgctctcttcgtcggcctcgctgccctcttccacggcggcggggctgtCGGCGTCGTCATCGCTGCGCTTGACGCCAGAGAAATCGTTCTTTTCCAAGACATCGCGAAAAAATGCCTCACCGCCACTCcaagacgcgagcgacgatGGCGTGCATCCGGATGCTTCGTCGTGCGTATGTACACCGCATccgagaggaagcgaagagggTGGtacgcggcaggcgagcgccgcacttccgccgcctcaagAGAGGCTTGCCAAATTCGGACGCGAGGCAGTAAAGACGGAGGGAGTAGGCGATGAGCTGCTTCTGAACCGGAAGTTCGTCGGTGATAAAGGCTGCAAAGGCGTCGCAGCTTCGCTCATGCGAAAGACGAACTTTGTCCGCATTGATCTCTCT GCGAACAACATCAGTGCAGAGGGTATCGCCGCTCTTCTACCAGGATTGTCAGTccagcgcggcctgcggcaccTCGATCTTAACTGGAATGCCCTTTCCGCTGCAG GAACCTCCATCGAAGCGTCtggcggctcgcgggcgtcgtccaggtgtatgtacaccttGCAGAGCTTCTGCGACTGGATCGCCGCACACAGCGCCCTAAGGACCCTGAGCCTCTCGCACTGCCGGTTGGGCAATgagggcgcggcctgcgtcgcggaTCTTCTCAGCAGGAACAC GAGTCTGGTGTCCCTCGACTTGAGTTACAACGGCATGGGGGCGGCAGCCTGCACGCGCcttgcgcaggcggcagaggcctcaAATTTCACCCTGCTTCACGTCGACCTGGGCG GGAACTGCGCCGGCTGCCAGGCGCTggagctcctcgcgcgcgcgtgtgcccGCAACCGCCTCAAGCGCCAAGTTCGGCGCCAGCacgaggacgccgaagagcgaACGGCGCTCCGCGATGAACAGctgaagaggcagcagctgcagacctACGTGCTACAACTCGAGAAAGAAATGACGCTCCGACAGGAA GAGTTTGGCAAGCTGATGGACGGCATGCTtgcggacgcggcggaggcctcgcgtAAGCTAGAGAGGGCGCAAGAGGAGACTCGCGAGCTGAGAGAGAGGCTGCGAAACGCCGACTTCGAACTCATCGCAG AAAGGAGGAATGCGCGGGACGCCGCGAGCCTCAAGAAAGAGCTCCAAGCCCTGCAA GCGACAGTCTGCAATCGGGAGCAAGAGAGCTCGGCGCTCGAGTCGCGGCTGCGAGAAGTCgagacggagaagcagctgcaggatgaggagctgcgcgcgctgcgtctgcgtcagcaagaggccgcggacgcggcggtgTTCATTCAGCAGAGCTTGGATGACACGAACGCCTCCAACAAA AAGCTGGAGGCCTGCGtgcagcagaagacgcagcgcaTCGAAGAGCTCCGCGGGCAACTGGCGTCGGCtgagcgggcggcggaggagaggagcgaggcgcttcttgcgcagctgcagagtgcGCTTGACGCGAAACGCGGACTTGAAGACACACTCAACAAACTGAGCACGGAGAAGGAGCACATGGAACAGCGAAACCTGCAACTCGCCTGGGCgctggaggcagaggaacGCGACAGCcaacagcgacgcgcgcagcaggaacAGAAACGAAAAGAAGAGCAAAGGCTGCTCGCTGAGCAAGCGGAAGAATGGAAAAACAG ACTGAAGAGGCAACTCACCGAGCACaacgcgcaggaggagcgcTGGAAAGAAGAGCGACTCGATCTCTTTCAGAGGCTGCGACAGAGTCAGCAAGCGACGTGTGATGCCGAGACCGAAGTCTCTGCGCTGAGGCAccgcgagcgacagcgagacgtccacgcgcaggctgcagaggaggagcttTGCCAGCTGAGGCAGACACTCGTTGCCCGCGAG GatcagcagcgccgcgaacggcAGGAGcacgaggcgctgcttctcgcgcagaggcggaaagaagaGCAGTGGCGGGCGACCCTCGCCGCGAGTgaagccgctgcaggcgaggctcGGCTCCGCGAAGAAGCCAAGCGCCAGGAAGCGACACACCTGGAGGACGCGCtagcgcagagagacgcggtgATCAAATCGCTCCAGGAGCAGATCCAACAGAGCAAACAAGACTTAGCG AAGAGCCACGAagcgcgccagcagctggagcgcgagcgcgtggaGCATGCACGCGAGTTGAGGGAAGCGAGAGCGCGGGCGAAGAAGTTGGAAGAAGACTTTCAGCGGAAATGCAACGAAGCgttcgaggcgctgcgcctgtccCTGAGCACAGCCACGTCGATTCTTGTTTCTgtggaggacggcgacgcagcctgA
- a CDS encoding RNA recognition motif-containing protein (encoded by transcript BESB_023940), with the protein MDRERDARREAEEEQSPDRDSPLFKRRRAKEARRGSFSKERREALDRARGGESETDESFSPRLTARGGTPKRREAERGEICDKRRRRSLSPSRSHASVRGQRHRDEEDDEDDEEEIKGRADARGVRPALSGGDGEERVRRVDSPLAGRRAGRDDARDCADGRGDSPPRRTAREEWRRDDREEDTRGQKRAQSPLCLRDRAARRNPREDEERGRAERPPALRSARRDEDDESRERPEWSGMRTSPERDERRRTRDDDEDELPTRADKGDDDARGRRREDDEHDRRERRREEDDERRGQVRADEEDDRRKRRVDDDDRRGRRRDDDDEDDRRGRRRDDDDEDDRRGRRREDDDEDDRRGRRRVDDDEDDRRGRRRDDDDEDDRRGRRRVDDDEDDRRGRRRVDDDEDDRRGRRREDDDEDDKRGRRRVDDDEDDRRGRRGANDEDDRRWRRGDEEDDRRGRRRDDDHDDRRMRREDEEDDRRGRREDDENDRGGKTGDGDEGGRRGKRREDEEDHRRDRGREDEEDDRHVRRRENEEDDRRVSRREDGEDDRRGRRREDVEDDRRGRRREDEEDDRRVRRREEGEDGDRRVRRREDDEDDRRRRREEDRDDWRGKRREEEEAGRRRDGDEGGERRRRDEVGGSRGRREDEGRRGREKKMEDSYDSDRRGMSPRSSPARRGRREEDREREDARRSLSPPSRPSRYAPARREREEEERRDRGRRREDEEDRRERGRDREEEERSRRYRRRSLSPPDDDDRRGARRSDSRDRFASRMAREDGDEGMRKKARRVALY; encoded by the coding sequence ATGGATCGCGAACGCGACGcacggagggaggcggaggaggaacaGTCGCCAGACAGAGACTCGCCGCTGTTTAAGCGACGaagagcgaaggaggcgcggcgagggagctTCTCAAAGGAGCGCAGGGAGGCGCTAGACCGTGCACGAGGAGGGGAGTCTGAGACAGATGAGTCGTTCTCCCCGCGGCTGACGGCTCGGGGGGGGACGCCtaagaggcgcgaggcagagagaggggagaTCTGCGacaagaggaggcgcaggtcGCTTTCTCCTTCCCGCTCGCATGCCTCCGTGCGCGGGCAGCGCCacagagacgaggaagacgacgaagacgacgaagaagagatcAAAGGGCGCGCGGATGCACGCGGAGTGCGCCCGGCGTTgtcaggcggcgacggcgaggagcgcGTCAGGCGGGTCGACAGCCccctcgccggccgccgagcggggcgcgacgacgcgagagactgcgcggacgggcgcggggactcgccgccgaggcgaacggcgcgcgaagagtgGCGACGAGACGACCGCGAGGAAGACACCCGAGGCCAGAAACGCGCTCAGTCTCCGTTGTGTCTTCGCGAtcgagccgcgaggagaaacccgcgcgaggacgaggagagaggaagagcggagaggccgccggcgctccgATCGGCTCGaagagacgaggacgacgagagcCGCGAAAGGCCCGAGTGGAGTGGAATGAGAACCAGCcccgagagagacgagaggagacgcacgcgcgacgacgacgaggatgaGCTTCCCACAAGAGCAGACAAAGGCGATGATGATgctcgagggagacgaagagaagatgACGAGCATGATCGcagggaaagaagaagagaggaagacgatgaGAGACGTGGCCAAGTAAGGGCAGATGAGGAGGATgacaggaggaagagaagagtGGATGATGATgacaggagaggaagaagaagagacgatgATGACGAGGATGacaggagagggagaagaagagacgatgATGACGAGGATGacaggagagggagaagaagagaagatgaTGACGAGGATgacaggagaggaagaagaagagtgGATGATGACGAGGATGacaggagagggagaagaagagacgatgATGACGAGGATGacaggagagggagaagaagagtggATGATGACGAGGATGACaggaggggaagaagaagagtgGATGATGACGAGGATGacaggagagggagaagaagagaagatgaTGACGAGGATGACaagaggggaagaagaagagtgGATGATGACGAGGATgacaggagaggaagaagaggagcaaATGACGAAGATGATAGAAGGTGGAGGAGAGGAGATGAGGAGGACGATAGACGCGGCAGACGGAGAGATGATGACCATGATGATAGGCGAATGAGAAGAGAGGATGAGGAGGATgacaggagaggaagaagagaagatgaCGAGAATGACAGGGGAGGGAAAACCGGAGACGGTGACGAAGGTGGTAGAAGggggaagagaagagaagatgaGGAGGACCATAGACGCgacagaggaagagaggaTGAAGAGGATGATAGACACgtgagaagaagagagaatgAAGAGGATGATAGACGCGTGAGCAGAAGAGAGGATGGAGAGGATGAcaggcgagggaggagaagagaagatgTTGAAGATGAtagaagagggagaagaagagaagatgaGGAGGACGATAGACGAGTGAGAAGAAgggaagaaggggaagaTGGTGATAGACGCgtgagaagaagagaagatgaCGAGGATgacaggcgacggagaagagaagaggaccGGGATGACTGGCgtggaaaaagaagagaggaggaagaagccggccgaagaagagacgggGACGAGggtggagagaggagaaggagagatgAAGTCGGCGGTAGCAGAGgtcgcagagaagacgaagggagGCGAGGTCGGGAGAAGAAGATGGAGGACTCTTACGACTCAGACCGGAGAGGAAtgtcgccgcgctcttctcccgcgcgcagaggcagaagagaagaagatcGAGAGCGGGAAGACGCTCGCCGCTCgttgtctccgccgtcgcgacCCTCCCGCTACGCGCCAgcccgcagagagcgcgaagaggaggaacgaagagaccgaggacgacgcagagaagacgaagaggaccgAAGAGAGCGGGGGCGagaccgcgaagaagaagagagatcCAGGCGATACCGGAGACGCTCACTGTCTCCgccggacgacgacgaccgCAGAGGAGCCCGAAGAAGCGACAGCCGCGATCGCTTTGCGTCGCGAATGGCGCGCGAGGATGGAGACGAAGGAAtgaggaagaaagcgagaagagTTGCTCTGTACTGA